The Megalobrama amblycephala isolate DHTTF-2021 linkage group LG1, ASM1881202v1, whole genome shotgun sequence genome segment ACACATCACTCATTCCTCCCATATAGAAATACACAAAGGTCTCAAACAAGAAACAATCTAAATGCAAAACAGATATCGCAAGGTACCCAAAAACCAAATATACATTACTGTACTTTACACATAAGTTACATTTTCCTGCAAAACACAAAACGGCACAGAAACTAACAAACATTCATACAAAGTTACGTCTCCTGTAATAAATGACCaatattattgttgtttatGTAGTAGTTAAATGGCTTCCATATTTCTTCATATACACCCATTTTGTTCTTAagaaaatatgttattttttccATGGCCATACACTGCGTCATGGCATTAATCCACGCTCCAATAACTGGCGGGTCAGGCCTTTTCCAGCTTAGAGCTATCATTCTTTTAGCTTGTAATATAGCATAATCTATAAATTTCCTCTGCTGAGGATTTAATTTAAGGTTCTTTGGATATAAATGTAACAGAATCATTTTTGCATCCAGAGGAATATTCAAGGATAAAATTATCTTTGTAATATTAATCACTTCCACCCAAACAGTCTCTAATAATATTGCATTCCCAAACCTTGAACCTCTCTGCATTTAAAGCATGTATCaggaatatttttattaaacttatttaGTTTGACAGGAGTTATGTAAGTCTGCATCAACCAGTTATATTGAAGTAGTTTTAGGCTAACGCTACCTACCTGTTTCTGAGAGTTTTTACAGACTTGTCTCCATTCATCCTCAGATATATCCTCATTCAGTCCCACCTTCCATAATTCAAGTTTCGGGGCTGATGATTCAGTAGACCCTGATGTAAGCCAGTTGTAAAAAACTGATATTAATCCtttattattgcattttttagtAATTAATTCCTCCAAAGAAGTAAGTACTGGCAAGTTTAATGAATGATTCTGCATAGAAAGAACAAAACTCCTTATCTGTAAGTATTTAAAGAAATGCTTTCTTGGAATTTTATACTTAGTAGATATCTGCTCAAATGACATCAACGTTCCCTCCTCAAAAAGATCACTGATTTTGCTTAAAGGAttactccacttttaaataaacttttgctgataatttactcacccctatgtcatccaagatgtccatgtctttctttcttcggtcgaaaagaaatgaaggtttttgatgtaaacattctaggatttttctccatatcattcatttcaatgggcaccaaacggttgaaggtacaaatggcagtttcagtgcagcttcaaagggctttaatgacaccagacgataccagtcgatgaataagggtcttatctagcgaaacaattggtcatttaaaaaaaaaaaaaaaaaaagtttaagttttataagcacaaaagCTGAccttgctcttttctccgatgcgcattcgtgacgtcacgtaatacgcaattacatTGAAAAGGTCACagttgacgtaggcggaagtatcgaGTCAGTGCCCAGAGGAAAATTTTACTGCTCAAAGTATGCTTTTCTATAGCTCAGGAGACAAATGTGAGATTCTCATCTAAGCCTTATTTTAATCtctattttgtctaaaatgtTTCTCATATATTTCTCCTAAAATTCACTAGGAGCAATAGGTGAGACAGAATAATCAGAGGGAGTCATACCTGAGACTAAAAGGAGATGCCTTGCTAATCtcaattctgtgtttttaatgactCCTTTATTTCTcctttgaaaaagaaaatgagcaATACTGGAGCAATATCCGAGTCTCTCGCTCACTCTCCCtctcattcacacaaacacacacgcacgcacatgAATTACTAATTCAATCATATGACCTTTTCCTTCTACCAGACTAGATTCACCATTCTAAACAACACAGATCATCCACTTCAGAACACCTTGATGGACCAAAGAAACAACGGACGGGAATGCTACTCTCTCTTCACTGCAGGACAGACAGAAGATCTATCCACAACCATCAGGCTTTAAAAATCTATAGCAAATGGCAGATTAGCTGAtgtaataaagaaataaagaaatctgaatctgaatctttatttaaatcaaaataacattaacaaatttaaagacattttaaagacagcaaaaactgtttaaacatggtcattacaaaatatgaactaaagtgctttttttttgtaaaattaacaaatttaaagacattttaaagacagcaaaaactgtttaaacatggtcattacaaaatatgaactaaagtgcttttttttgtaaaattctgtttttaaaacagtaacaattttaacaatgttaTGAGCAGTGGCAGGCCAGGTTTACAACAATTCACAACAATAAACTTGAGTCTCTGACGCCAACATACATAATTTGAAAACAAGGACTTTTTGTGAACATTGTCATTTCAACAAATGTCCCATATTTACAGTGTTGTGGCCCTGATGCGGCATTTGTTTATGAAGGCTTTTTTGACCTTACTTTTTTCAACCGGTGTCCAACCATCCAGTGTACTACAGCGCATGATGTAAGCTGCAagcataaaagaaaagaaagcacAAATTACAGATTGCATTGAGTAACCGCAGTTACCACAACAGTATTGACAACTTTTTTCATCCTGATACGACAAAATTCGCATTGTAATATCTCTATGGATCACACATTAGGAAATGCAGCAAAACTGTGAGGACAGTGAAACAATCATAACACACAACGTAGCTATGTGATATATGGGTATCCAACACCTCTTATTGGGTTCCCACACATTTTTTACCTATGAATTTTCACAACTTTTTCCACAAATTGTTAACAACCACATGAGCAACAAACTTACTTATAATTGCATTGACTTTGAACTTATCCAGGACTCTCTTCCCATCTGGCACCTTTCCGTGTTTCCCAAATGCCACAGCATTCTGGCACTCCTCTGCAGTAAAGAATTCATCAAAAAGAAGATGGAACAAGCGAAGGCAGTCCTTCTTTGCGGATGCATGGATTGCAGCCAGGTGAGTCGAGGACAAGAAGAGGCCACTTCCTGGATATAGCTCCTGCTGCCGAGATCTGCCTTTTGGAGCCCAAACACCAGCCTGAGGTTGGATCTGTTCCACTTTGTCCAGAAAACTTCTGAATGCATCGAGGTGCTCACCACCTGTGACACAAAAGATGTATATTACCTTACAGGGACACAGCAGCAttcattaagtaaaaaaaacaaaacaaaagacaagtttttaaaaagtcCAAAATATTTCATGATTGGATAAGAGTTTTACCAAATTGTTAAAAGCTTTTAAGATTTAGCTTAAGCATCAAATAACTCCCAATGTCCAAAGTAAGACAATGTAGTAGAACTTTAAACATATaccaatataaaaacataattacaaTTTTATGTTGCACAATTTAATACACTAGATTATTAcccacgtttttttttttacacaactcTTCTGAATAGATATTAGGTGTGTTAGAAAAactttgagagaaaaaaagaagtgtTAAAAGAACAAGTAATTGCAACAGAGAAACAGAACATACTTACTTATGCCACACAGCACATCATGCAGTTTGGCCTTTTCCTCCACTAATTTTTCCACCTCTGTCTTGCATGCTTCGCATGGCTTCCACGATCTGTCTTCTGCTGACTCAGGCGAAATGAAACATGGTTCTCTTTCTGGAATTGGATCATGTTCGATGATTAAAGCATCTGCAGATGAGCTTGAAGTCTCATGTTCAGAGGTGCTTGTCTGGCTCTGGTCCCCAAGAACAGCAGGTTTTTGATGTGTATTAGGACTGTGCAACATTTTGAGGAAGCTTTCTTTGGCTGTAGGAGCTGGTGGCTGTCTCCGCTGATCCAAATCTGCCAAAACAGGCTGCTGTTGTGTTTGGTCTGAAGGTGTGGGTAGTGCTGTGTGAGGCTGGTGATGCTTTGAATACTGCGAAAGCCTGGAATTGTGTGGAATTGGAGACAGAGTAGTTCGATACTGGTTGAGCGACTGGAATGGTGAATGCTGGTAATGTTGTGGCGTATTTGGTGATGACTGGGAAACTGGAAGTTGGTACTGTGGCCAGGCAGTTGCATGCTGGAGCTGTGGCTGGACAGGTAGAAATGACTCTGTGGGTGGAGGCTGGTACACTGGCCAGGTTGTTGGAGGCTGAATGACATTTTGGTCCAAAGTATTTAGGTGATCCTGTGCAGAGGTGGACTGGCCTGCTTGAGGTAGGAATGGAAGGTTGTAGAATCTTTGTGCAGCTGCATCTCTTTTTTTCATGTCCTTCTTAGTCGCCTTCTTGGTATCCACCGTTTTGTCAGCTGTTCCAGTGAAGTCTACTGTAGCTTTGTAGAACTTATTGTCAGACCATCTTGCAAGTACTTCTTCTCCTGGTGTCAGATCTCTAAAGCAAGCGATGGGTTTATCATCTTTGTTAAGTATATCACAGAGATTAAAAATCTTTGCTGTGTATCCATCTTCAAAggtcaaaaatacaaaaagtcctgaaaatgaacacaaagtaaACAAAAAGGAGATTGTGAGTAAATCAGTGCAGGCTAAAAATCAATCTTATTTAAACATGCTACTATATCTTTATTGTCTTATTTCTAACCCTCTTAGCAAAGCAACAAAATGACCTCTTCACTTTAGCCTTCGACTAGGATTAACTTTATTCTTTTAGCACTTTCAAATTTATTTGCTCCTGCAACTCTTTGATTTATGCACTCTCTATTctattttttcaatgtttttaatccctttcattatttaattatcacacattttatttgtttatttatttatttattttacacattgtCTATGAAGAGTATGGTGCAGGAATACTTTTTTGTAAAGAACTTTGAGCTGCAATTCCtatacaaattattttatcccttaaattTTGAGATGACTCGCAAAATTCAGTcactaaaatgtacaaataagtTTCACTCCTTTTTCATGACATTCCTTTAAAAATTCCTGTAGGCTATAATCAATATGTGTGCCTCAAGCTAccaatatacagtatttataaaaATTCCAGTAATAAGAGACCAAATACTGACGAATATTTTGGTTAGTAAAGTGTCCAAAGTACGTTAAAAATAACCACTTAAACCAGTTTTAATACTTAACAAAATTAGCTAAGCCGTAGTATagtaaaataactaaattacCATCTTGGTTATCTCTGGGGGAGCTGGGGTCTGGTTCATACAAACTCATCTTTTTCGGAGGGTTTCGCGCTCTTCTGGGCAGTTTTGTATTAGTTCCTTCTGCACtcattctgtaaaataaacaaaagtacaacacatttaattattgGGGTCTCACTGCACGAGATCAAATTTTTCCAATCACACACAATTTATGTAACTTCAAGAATGTATAGCTACAAAATACGACCAGTTTTTTCAGAGAGTATCAGAACCCGCATACACTCGCCATTTAAAATgcctaaattatgttttaaaaaaacatgttgcTCATGGGATGATATTAGACTCAAAAAGATTAATGAATGCACACACAATTATCCATGTACTAGATAAATGTTATGAATGTATCTTACTAGCCACAAACAAATGCCATTCGATTTGTAGGCAATACCAGCTCGGTAATTCAGcgactgccatctagtggtagCTGCCTGCCTTGCCTTTCAGTTGCGTGTGGATCATACAAGCTAAAAACTGCGGAAAGGAAGTCTCAAAATCCAAATGAACCGAACGCGATCCACTTGAACAACACGTCAATAAATGCATGCGTGTCACCTGATTCACAAATGCACAATTACTTATTGAATGAGcaatttatgatttatgaatgTAGAACAGAACAGTTTTATTCGCAAACATGTACAAATCGCTGCACAATCATTCAAACCCGAATTCCACAGATTCAAATTTGTTTGTGGCTAGTAGGATACATTCATAACATTTATCTAGTACATGGATAATTGTGTGTGCATTCATTAATCGTTTTGAGTCTAATATCATCCCATAGTTGCTTACCTTCTTTTGAGTCTTGCAACTGTTTTTTCCTCCATTCCGACTGCCCGCCGCAACTCCATACGTTAACTAACGCGCGCCTTAACCTCGTTGATTCAGCAGCGCCCCTCCACTGTGAATTAACCAATGAGGATGCAGCATTTGTGACTGATGGCGCTCTCTTCTAATGCTGACGTCGGGGCTGCATCATCTACAAGGTTCAAGGTTCACAGTGTTTTTGCGCCAActgaagctaaaaaaaaaaaaaacaaaggtgGCGGTTCAGCATCTATAAGCGGTGAGTGActttttaataatagaataaaCTTACTTGTGTTTTCTTTGTAATTTAAGGTTTTTGTGAGCTTTGTAAATGTACAACACATTATCTTTTAGTacttgattttttgtttttacataaaaaaaaatctagttttatttttatttcagttaactgaAATAGTTCTTACACGCCCATTATTTCAGTGtcatataattttgttttaatttactACAATAATGAAACCCTTATAATGAAATGGTTAGTAAAATAAGTGATTGTCACATGCCAAGAGTTTTCACTTGTGCATTCTGTACCAGCTAATGAATGTTACAACTGCGATCATTTTCATTATGATCATAATTTAGTCAACTTTATGTTAatcaatttctatttaatagGAAAGGTTGCACGTGTgtataattattcatttaatgtAACCCTTTTCAGTCTgaaaaaatttaatatattttgtgcCCTTTTATGAACATTctgtaccttttttttctgtcaacCACAGGTTATTTTCCCTGCAGCCTCCGACTCCAGTCAATATTGCTCTTCCATAGAGGTTACTGATACATTTAATAGTAGGGGGGGTAAGTGTAACACTATTTAACACTGTGTATTAGACTGCACTGTCTATACCACCATCATCAAAGAAGAGCATCTtctatatttgtgtgtgtgtgtgtgtgtgtgtgtgtgtgtgcgtgtgtgtgtgtgtgtgtgtgtctacagTTGGAgctacatatatttttaaaaaaatagaatgGCGCAGAAGTACAACTCACGCTGGAGGAGAAAGGTGAAGAGCCAGCAAAATACTTGCAAAAGATACAGAAGAAAGGTTGggaaatttacattttattgtttttatattgtcaTCTGCAGTGATTGATTATAAGCACATTCACCCAAGTTCTGTATTTACGTACCATTTGAGGTGTTGGTACTTAACTTGCCACTTGATATTTCCACTCCACTACATTTTAGGGAAAAATAAtatggttgcactttattttacagtacgtgtacttaCATGTACTTATAGTGTACTTACAGTGTATTTATCTAAGAAAGTTCTGGTAATacaaggtaactacatggggtagggttaggtttatgggtaggttcagggttagtacctaaTTATTACAtagttattgtaattactataataagtacatagtatgtacatggagaacaggactgtaaaataaagtgctaccaataatattttaatgtttactacACTACATTTATCTGATAACTACCGGTATAGTTTCCATTTGCTTTACAGATTACATTAAACTTCAGAGTCAAAACAGCACATTTTCCGATTAATTTACATGAATGACTTAACTGATTCAGGTCAATAACAAATCTGATAATTGGCCAGGACATAATCAACCAAcgcatacatgtaaatattatgtaatttaCTTACACTTTTGAAACTGAAGTACATTTACTGTGATATCATATACTTTCATCTTCTACTAAAGTCTTTTTCATGTGGGTAACTAGCTTTTACCAAAGTCATATTTTAACAACTTCCCTTTTACTGAAGTGTGTCTTTCAggtaatttataaaaataaaaaaataaaaaatatatatatatatttagctgCTATGTTCTTTACTCAGCTACATTTCATCAGCTCCATTGGTTCTGACAATGTTCctcaataattttatataacaataaaatatttgtttgaaaTGACAAGTCTGTTAAGATCACCTTTATATGTGGAATTAGCAAAATATTAAGAACATGTCTGACCTATGTAGTAGTGTTCTACAGCACTACAA includes the following:
- the LOC125265694 gene encoding uncharacterized protein LOC125265694 — its product is MELRRAVGMEEKTVARLKRRMSAEGTNTKLPRRARNPPKKMSLYEPDPSSPRDNQDGLFVFLTFEDGYTAKIFNLCDILNKDDKPIACFRDLTPGEEVLARWSDNKFYKATVDFTGTADKTVDTKKATKKDMKKRDAAAQRFYNLPFLPQAGQSTSAQDHLNTLDQNVIQPPTTWPVYQPPPTESFLPVQPQLQHATAWPQYQLPVSQSSPNTPQHYQHSPFQSLNQYRTTLSPIPHNSRLSQYSKHHQPHTALPTPSDQTQQQPVLADLDQRRQPPAPTAKESFLKMLHSPNTHQKPAVLGDQSQTSTSEHETSSSSADALIIEHDPIPEREPCFISPESAEDRSWKPCEACKTEVEKLVEEKAKLHDVLCGISGEHLDAFRSFLDKVEQIQPQAGVWAPKGRSRQQELYPGSGLFLSSTHLAAIHASAKKDCLRLFHLLFDEFFTAEECQNAVAFGKHGKVPDGKRVLDKFKVNAIITYIMRCSTLDGWTPVEKSKVKKAFINKCRIRATTL